The following are from one region of the Moritella sp. 24 genome:
- a CDS encoding ABC transporter permease — MKTLPSWKLCLLLLPSIGTIALLMGSTLYMVVSQSFGLHNMMGDSQFSFEFWQDSLQDTKLHVALVYSVKVAVFGAIGATIMAYPLVLWLRKPFTGSTAITGMLRAPMFIPGLVAAFLMVNVISYHGIINESMIWLGIIDKPIRMQNDSFGWGVIVLQIWKQLPFAMILLAGAVNSIRSDVLDAASDLGASSWQRFTKIIFPLTLPALQVSLILIFIGALGDYSFYSIAGPKNAYSLAMLMHITSTEFFEWNKSAVIAVVIMLTAIVASLIISLATTPFMKKTGKLK, encoded by the coding sequence ATGAAAACGCTACCAAGCTGGAAACTATGCTTATTACTGCTTCCCAGTATTGGCACGATCGCTTTGTTAATGGGCTCAACGCTATACATGGTTGTCTCACAAAGTTTTGGTTTGCACAATATGATGGGAGACAGTCAATTCTCCTTTGAATTTTGGCAAGACTCTCTGCAAGACACAAAATTGCATGTGGCCTTAGTTTACTCAGTCAAAGTTGCTGTATTTGGTGCTATCGGTGCAACCATCATGGCATACCCGTTAGTGTTGTGGTTACGAAAACCATTTACGGGTTCAACCGCCATCACAGGTATGTTACGTGCCCCAATGTTTATTCCGGGGTTAGTGGCTGCATTTCTAATGGTTAACGTGATTTCTTATCACGGTATTATTAACGAAAGCATGATTTGGCTGGGCATTATTGATAAACCGATTCGCATGCAAAATGATTCCTTTGGTTGGGGGGTGATTGTTTTGCAAATTTGGAAGCAGTTACCGTTTGCAATGATCTTACTGGCTGGTGCTGTGAATTCTATTCGTTCAGACGTGTTAGATGCAGCAAGTGATTTAGGCGCGTCGAGCTGGCAGCGATTTACCAAGATTATTTTCCCTCTGACGTTACCGGCATTGCAGGTATCACTCATTCTTATCTTTATTGGCGCGTTGGGTGATTACTCGTTTTATTCGATTGCAGGTCCAAAGAATGCGTATTCATTAGCCATGTTAATGCACATTACATCAACAGAATTCTTTGAATGGAACAAATCAGCAGTGATTGCGGTTGTTATTATGCTGACGGCAATTGTCGCTTCATTGATTATTAGTCTTGCGACAACACCATTTATGAAAAAAACAGGGAAACTGAAATGA
- a CDS encoding ABC transporter ATP-binding protein, whose protein sequence is MTQLSLHNIAKNFGDFVASKDISFSAKKGELITLLGPSGCGKTTLLKMIGGFHHPDSGEIKIGETVVNNVPPEKRNTSMCFQSYALFPHLSVHHNVAFGLQQKKIAKDEIIRRVDEAIEQVSLQEHAHKMPSELSGGQQQRVALARAMVTRPDVILFDEPLSNLDAKLRESVRFEIRALQKKYGLTAVYVTHDQAEALAMSDKIVVLNRGSIEQIGTPDDIYYTPINSFVADFIGSANIFSAYATPTGKTNEYALESVMGSMTVTSDEAPVADNIKVCWRPEDAIILDDNADIQQVANKITLNIKNMAFMGNVTDIIATIPGDDSGLEIRLQTPKKPKFSGEQLSISLPANCIRFLEEAN, encoded by the coding sequence ATGACACAACTTAGCCTACATAATATCGCTAAGAATTTCGGTGATTTTGTCGCGTCAAAAGACATCAGCTTTTCAGCTAAAAAGGGCGAGCTAATTACATTGCTTGGTCCTTCTGGTTGCGGTAAAACAACCTTGCTTAAAATGATTGGTGGTTTTCATCATCCTGATAGTGGCGAAATTAAAATTGGTGAGACAGTCGTTAACAATGTACCGCCAGAAAAACGAAATACGTCAATGTGTTTTCAGTCATATGCACTTTTCCCACATTTAAGTGTTCATCACAATGTTGCGTTTGGTCTTCAACAGAAGAAAATAGCTAAAGATGAAATTATTAGACGAGTAGATGAAGCAATTGAGCAAGTGTCTTTGCAAGAACATGCGCACAAAATGCCAAGTGAGTTATCTGGTGGTCAGCAGCAACGAGTTGCGTTAGCGCGTGCAATGGTGACGCGTCCAGACGTTATTCTATTTGATGAGCCTTTATCTAACCTTGATGCGAAGTTACGTGAATCAGTACGTTTTGAAATCAGAGCGTTACAGAAAAAATACGGTTTAACTGCTGTTTACGTTACTCACGACCAAGCAGAAGCACTCGCGATGTCAGACAAAATTGTAGTGTTAAACCGTGGTTCGATTGAACAAATCGGCACACCAGATGATATCTATTACACACCTATAAACAGCTTTGTGGCTGACTTCATTGGTTCTGCCAACATATTTTCAGCCTATGCGACACCTACGGGTAAGACTAACGAATATGCGTTAGAAAGTGTGATGGGGAGTATGACTGTGACATCTGATGAAGCCCCTGTCGCAGATAATATTAAAGTATGCTGGCGTCCAGAAGACGCAATTATTTTGGATGATAACGCTGACATTCAGCAGGTTGCAAACAAAATAACGTTAAATATTAAAAATATGGCCTTCATGGGTAACGTAACCGATATTATTGCGACTATTCCCGGTGATGATTCAGGCTTAGAAATTCGTTTACAAACGCCTAAAAAACCAAAATTCAGCGGTGAACAGCTAAGTATTTCATTACCGGCGAACTGCATTCGTTTCTTGGAAGAGGCTAACTAA